The following is a genomic window from Methanoplanus sp. FWC-SCC4.
AAACCTTTGTCTTTAAGTGATTCCTCTATGCCTTTTCCAAGTTCACCTGACTGCATATTTTCTATTACGTAAAGAACATCTTCATAGGATTTTGGGTTTTCATTGATTCTGTCAACCATTTTCGTTGCTGAATATTTTCCTCCCATGTAAAAATCAGGTGCATAATAATCAACAACATCAAGACCAAGCCAGTTTTCTGCTGCATTTTTCTGCCAGAGCATTGATATGGCCTTCTGTCCGGGAATTAGATCCTTTTCTTCCGGAGTCATTTTGCCAGCTTCATCAATTCTGGCAATATAGGATTCATGCATTTTATTGTAATAATCCGTGTTTTCCGGATCTGCCTGAATAAGCCAGTCTTTTACTTCTGTTGCAAGATTTTTTGCATTTTCGGGAGTATTCCATGTCATATCCGGATTATTTAATGTAACCCATTCGGGTTTGGTGTAACCGTTTGCATTCATGAAATCGTCCACAAAAGGCATTACATACTGCCTGTCAACCGAACTGTTATGGGCAACGAAAAGATCCGCAGAACTGATAAATTCCTTCTCTATCTGAATCCTGTTAGGAATAATATCTCCCTGCACATGTGGACAGACTGCCGGATCGGCAAGATATATGACTTTTACATTGGAACCGCCGATGCTTTGCACTGGATCCCATAAAACACTGGTCGTTGAGACCACATTCAATGCACTGCATGGCAGAACAATAGCAAAAAATATTGCAAAAATAACGATAAAAGGTTTGCAATCCATATTATGAAATAATTTTAAAAAAGTATTAAATTTTTCTATATGAAATTTTTCTTTTCCGAGAAAATATTACTGCAATCACAAAAATAACACTGAACATAACTGCCGTAAGAGGACCCACCGGAAGCGAATATTCAAGTCCTGCGACTGCACCGGAGACACTTATTACAGATGCCACTATTGGTGCCATTATGAAAAGTCCTTTCACGTCAAACATAAACTGGTATGCAATCGCTGCTGGAGTAATCAGCCAGACATACAATAAAAGCCCGCCTACAATATTCAGACTTAATGAAACTGAGAATGCAATCATAAAAAGTAGTGCATAATATATTGGTTTCACTCTGATTCCTGCTGCTTCTGCGATCTTTTTGTCAAAAATAATCGCAGATATCTCTTTGTAAAAAATTATTACAAAAATAACAGCTGCAAGAGATATCAAAGCAAGAGCATAGATTTCCTCCCGGTAAAGTGAGATTACATCTCCGAAAAGAAGTGAATTTGCATTAAAACCTTTTCCCATATACTGCATATAAGCGATAAAAAATACCGCAACAGCCATGAGCATTCCAAATAAAACTCCAAGGATTGTGTCTTCAGGCATTTTTGCCCTGTCCGAAAGGGGCCCTATTAAAAGTGCGATAAGTATGCTTGCAGCAATAGCAGAAATGCCCGGGTTAAATCCAAAAAACATACCACATGCAGCACCGGCAAAAGCGGCATGGGCCATTGTAAATCCGATCGAAGAAATTTTCAGTTGTGTGATTATCACGCCGAGGACACTGCATGCAATCGATGCAAAAAGCATTGCTTCGACAGCATGACATACAATATTATTCGGAATTAAAAATTCAAGCATCAGGTAACCGCCGACATATTTCTTATTATGTTTTCAACTTTGGAACCATGGCAGGTTTCATTGAGTTTTAAGGAACCGTCATCCATTACAACGATTCTTAAATCCTTGTCCGGAAGTGCATCAAATGCATGCGACACCATTATTACAGTGCACCCTTTTGATGAAATGTCATTAAGAACATCTGATACAAACTCCCTTGTGCATAGATCAAGGTTGCTGAAAGGTTCATCAAGGAGAAGAATATCAGGTTTTTTTGCAAGGTTCTGGGCAATTAAAACTTTTTGCTGCTGCCCTCCGCTGAGTGTTCCTATGGGTTTATCTGCCATATCCTCAAGACCAAGCATTTTTATTGATTCTTCAACCGCTTTGTAATCTTCTTCACGGGGTTTATTAAAACAGCCCAAAAGTCCGTATCTTCCTATCATAACGACGTTTTTAACGGTAAAGGGTGTCAGTGGATCAAATGCAAAACTCTGAATGACATATCCGGTTTTTTTCCTGATTTCAATTCCCTTAGTGCTGACATCCATACCAAAAATTTTTACCGACCCGTGAGTTATATGCAGCATTCCGTTTATTGTTTCAAGAAGGGTTGTCTTTCCTGCACCATTGGGCCCTCCAACAATTACAAAATCACCCCTGTTGATCTCAAGTGACAGATCTCTTATAACAGGATATTCGGCCCCCATGTATGCGGTATATACTCCTGAAAGTTCAATCTGGGTATTGGAATGTTCGTACATTTTTATTCCGTTTTTTCAATTTCAAATAATATTGAGGGATCAGTACCGTAAATCTCTTCAGCATATTTTTCAATTTTTAACTCGTAATCTTCATCTTTTTCTGGAAGTTTGGGAAGAGTCCTAGGTTTTATTTTAAGAACAGCAGAATCTGTTTTAAATTCACAACTAATTGATGAGCTTTCAATAATCTCAATATTTCCCTTTCCAAGTGTGCATCCTGAACCAAGCTGGATTCCGTCAATAATACAGCTTTCCGGTGTTTTCTTTGGGCAGGAGACTATTGCTTTAAGGCTGAAAGGATCATTGCAAAGTTTTTCACTGGCATATTTTCCCATCAGGTATCCAAGAACTATATTTGGCCCGAGGTGACCGTGAAATTTTGCCAGATCTTCAACTGAATATTCTTTTGAAAGTTCCATATATTTACATTTTGAGTGCCATTTCATACATTTATGTTGAAATTTATGATATTTATGCATGTTTTTATGTATTGGTAATATAAGGTGTAAACAAAAAAATAATTTATCGTCTTGTTTAATACACTTTATAGAAAATATGTTCTTTTAAGACATAATATTAATAAAATGATGTTTAATTTTTTAAAATCTCAATGGTATTATAAGTAATTTTCAAAAAAAAGTAATGGTGAAATGATTAAATTAATTAATCATTTTCAGTATTTATAAAGATAAACCCAGAGATCATTTTCATTATCAAAATCACTCTGTTTAAACCCGTTTTTTTCAAGGACTCTTATTGAAGGGGTATTTTCGCTGCCGGTTTTTGCAATGATCCTTTTTTTAAAATCATGCCCGCAAAACCACTCTGTCATCGCCTTTACCGCTTCTGTTGCATAACCTCGATTCTGAAACTGTTCGAGGACTGAATATCCCAGTTCATATTCTCCGTTTTCCAAATCAATAAATCCTCCACTGCCTGATAAGATCCTTTTCCCGGACATTTCCTCAGAAATCCAGTAATATGTATATAGTTTGTTTTCTCTGGCAAGATTCAGAAATAATGAAATAACATCTTCAGACATAGCTTCAGGAGGCCAGTTATCAGGTATTGTTACTTCTTTTATGCATTCGGGAAAAACGTCATGGTTTTGCTCAAATAAAAACAAATCAGGAGTTGCGGGAATTAATGTCAGTCTTTGTGTCCTGATAATTTTAAAATCCATGAATTATCCCGGGAATATTGCTCTTTTATGGTTGAAAAAAATAAGGGTTTTTCAGCGACCGCCTGCACCGCCGCCTCCGAATCCTCCGCCTGCACCAAATCCGCCGCCGGCTCCGCCCTGTGAAGGCGGTGTGAATGTGCTGATTGTATGAAAGCCCATATACCACATGTAATGGGGAACATAATAGCCGGAATCTTTCAAATCAACATGAAGTTCTTCCATTGCCTTTCGGACATTGTCTCCGACACCAAGTGCCGTTCCGTATACAAGCCACTCGCCCCACATGTTGATATCCTCCGGAGCGTATTTTTTGATCTGGCTTAAGTCAGAGAGGAAATTCCTAAAAGAATTCCATTGCAGTTTTTCCATGTAATAATCATCTTTCCAGTGTCCGAAAAGTGTGGACGGAAAGACTGCCGCAACAGAAATCTGAATAATCATCAAAACAGCCAGTAAAACTGATACAAAGATAACTCCTCCTGCATCAGGTGCAAAGAAGAAAAGCCCGAGAGCTGCAATCAGGTAAAATATTGCCACAAAGAAGAATGGTATCAGGTAACCTTTTCCGTTGACCGCATAACTTCCGGAGAAGGACTCATTGGTCTTACTGGTCAGATCATTTAAGCGATCCCTCAGGGCAGTTGCAATCTTTTCATCAGCTCCGGAATGGGATGCACTTTTGGCAACTTCCTCAAAGTAACCGGTATCGAGAACATTGTCTTCACCGGAGTTTACAGCGATGAAATTCAAAACTTCCTGCTCATAGCTGTTGTCGCCATTTTGATCAATTAGTTTTATCAAAACTCCTTTTTCGTTTTCTTTCTCTTTAATTGAGATTCTTTTCTTCCTGTGAAGATCAAGAAGGGTTGCATAAAAACCGTTTTCATCGGATTCAAACGCGTCTCCTTTAAAGACCAGGTTAACTTCCCAGGGTGTTAGTTTCCTGTTTGGAATTGTGCTCAGGTATTCCGGAACTGTGAAACTCTTTTCACGTCCGACTAAAAGATACAATAAAACAAGGAAAAACGGAACAAGAATTACCATAATCTTTCCGACGGATGCAAGCGTTTCGGCGACTGAAATCCAGAAGGTATATCCGCTGTTTGCAGACAGGGTTTTTCCTGTAACATCGTCAACCTGTCTTTTTACACCATAAATGCTGTTGATAACTCCGGGATCCATTAAAAATTCCGCTTCAATTCTCTCATCCTCAGGAGAACTTCCGGTGATAACAGTTTTACCGGCTTCTTTTACTATTTCGTATCCGGGAGGATGCATGAATACTTCATTTATGCTGTCTGATACAAGCGTGATTTTTACGGATTTGTAAGGGATGTGGCTGCTTGCAAACATCAGGTTTAGATGCACAGCTTCGTTATCATATTCTACCGGAGGGGATATTTTGTATTCGTATTCAACAGTATATATCCCCGGTTTGAAGTATCCGGTGTTTATTATGCCGGCTTCGTTATCGTATGCCTTGTCAGCAACGTATGATTTTATTCCTGAGTTCTGATTTCCAAAAAGGAATACCCTGCCATCATTTGTTTTTATGTAACCTGTAAGACCCTCAGAAATCTTAATGTCTGTCAGGGCGACATGGGGCTTTTCAGGAAGGTTATCTTGATCGGCTGAAAATAATGGTGCTGCCCATACGCGGTAAAGCATTCTGAATTCTTCAGATGACTTTACATTGTAGACATATTTTTCAGAAAGCGTGCCGTCCTCATGCCAGACAACCTCATATGAATCAACAACGAGATCGCCGTCAAATCCAACGGCATCTTTTGGAATCACTCCCAAAGTAAAGACTGCGGCTGCTCCAATAAGCAGGGTAATTATGAAAACCAGTGCAATCTGTTTTTTTTCATCCATATTTTATCCTTTCAGAATGATATCTTTGGAGCTTTTTCGAGGTTTTCGTCTTCAAATTCCAGGTATTCAAGTTTCTGCATATGAATCATGTTTCCGACAATGTTGGACGGAATTGTTTCAAGCATGGTGTTGAACTGCTGGGAGATGTTGTTGTATGTATAACGCTGACGTGCAATCTCATCTTCAATGTCTTTTATGGAATTCATAAGATCCTGCACCGTGTTTGAGGTTTTAAGGTCAGGATAGTTTTCCATAACGGCAAACAGCCTTCCAAGAACCGATCGTGATTCAGCCTCAATCTGGTTTAAGTCACCGGCACCGGCACTTCCAACAGAGCTGCGCATCTTTGTAACAGATTCAAGAGTGCTCTTTTCAAATTCAGCATAGCTCTTTACAGATCCAAGAAGCTGCTCTATCATGTCAAGACGCTTTTTCATTGCGACTTTAATCTGACCCAGAGTTGCCTCTGATGAGTTTTTAAGCCTGAAATAAGTGTTGTAAATACCTATGAACCAGATTATAAGTCCTATAACTACCAGAACAAGTATTCCGGCGATAATTAATTCGATCATGATTACTCTCTTAATTTTTATTTAATATTGATTTATTGATTAATACGAGGTTTGTATTAAAGGAGTCGGATGATTTTTTTACCGGGATTGAATTTGTTTGTAGAACAGATATAAAATGAAATATTTTGATTTTTTTTTTTGAATTTTTAAAATTTATTCCTGCTTTTTTACGACAGATGTAGTAATGTGCCGCAGAAACCCGGCGGGAAGATAATGTTTGCATGTTGTTTGCATGTAATCCCCAAAAATGAGGAGGTACAATGAGTTGAAGAAGAGCGTAAGAATACAGAGAATTATTAAGTAAAGTTTAAATAAGCCTCTATTGTGGTTCAAACGCCGGTAAAAGTGACCTTCACAAAAGCCCTGTATTCCACGATCTCACCTTTAGCCGATGTAAACATCGTCTGAAAACCAGATGTCAACACAATCTGTTTAAATATCTCAATTTTGGGCGTTATTTTAGTTTTTAGTGGCTTAATATTGTTTTTTTATAGTGTTGATAACTGTCTTTGGAAATACTGAAAAATATGCCTTATATGCCGTTATTTCAGCTAAATACCTGATGAATTATCTCATGTTTACTACTATTTGTTGATATGACATGGATTTTTTAAATTTTGATATATTTTCATTCCATCATTTCCCGAATTTTAAATTAATTAGGGGTAAAGTTCCGGACAATCCTTTTAAAGTCCTCTGATGTTTGCACATTTGCACCATGTTTGCACCCGTTTTGCACTTCCAAAGTGCAACTTAAAAAGCCGGCAATCTGCGGGATTTCTCCTGATCTAATAGAAAATGATGAAACGCTTCTTACTATTACTAATAGTTTGCACTGTTTTTCGGGGACACAGAAACAATCTGGTATAGCCTCATCTCCGGCTGTCTGTGTGTGTTCTTCCGGTGAAAGTGCAACCCTGATATAAAAAAAGGATTTAGGGCAGAAAAAGAGTTTTGAAAAAAGGATTCAGGTCGTTTTGGTTTCACTGGTAAAGTGCACGAGGGTGCAAACCAGTGCAAAAGTGCAAATGACATCTGCTTTTTGGGTGAGAACGTGAAAGAGGGTTTCACTCGTCCGCTGCCGGGAGTTATGAGTGCAGCGGATTTGTATTAAAGTTTTAAACCCTTATTAAATTTATGTGCTAAAATCTAAAAGTATTTTAAAAATTCATTTAAGAATACTTATTATATTACATTTGAAATAATTTAATTAAATTGATCTAATTAAAAGGTGCATGATTTGAAAATTTCTCGTTTTAACATTAAAAATTTTAGAAAATTAAAAAATTGTAGCATTGAATTAAGCAATGACCAAACAATTTTTGTTGGAGCAAACAACAGTGGAAAGACTTCTGCTATGGATGCATTGTTAGTTTTTCTTAAAAAAGATCGAAGGAAAAAAATTACCACTAATGATTTTACACTATCAAATTGGATTAAAATAAATAATATTGGTAAGGATTGGATTAACTGTTCTGATCCAAGGGATTTGGATCTCAGTGACAATCACTGGTTGGAGTTACTTCCAACTGTTGATGTTTGGTTGGATGTTGATGAATCTGAAATTCACTATGTAAGTAACTTAATACCCAGACTAACTTGGGAAGGTAGATTATTATGTATTCGTCTAAGATTTGAACCAAAGGATATTGAAAAACTCTATAAAGAATTTAAAGACTCCTTTGAAAATGCGAAAAATACTGTAACTAAAGCAAAGGAAGAGGGTATAATAAATGAAGAATTTTATTTGTGGCCAGATTCCCTAAAGGATTTTCTCGACAAAGAATTGCATAACCATTTTGAAATAAAGTTTTACTCACTTGATCCAATTAAATTAGCAGATGAAGATAGCAGAGATGAATTATGTTCGCCCATTGAAATAGAACCATTTGAGAAATTAATTAAAATTAATATCGTTGATGCTCAAAGAGGATTATTTGATGCTAATTCAAGTGGAAGTGGTGAAAGAAGTCTTTCAAAGCATATATCAACATACTATGATAAACATCTAAATCCCTCCATATCTCCAAGTTATGAAGATATTGAGGCTTTATCATCAATTAAGGATGCAAATAATAAGTTTGAAATTAATATAAACTCCAGCCTTAAGCCTGCTATCATGGAACTTGAAAAATTAGGTTATCCTGGCTTAAGCGATCCTAAAATATCCGTTAAAAGTGATCTAAATCCAATAGAGAATTTAGAACATGAATCTGCCGTTCAATTTTACTTTGGAAATGATTCTTTTTTTTGTTTACCTGAAAAATACAATGGACTTGGATACCAGAATCTTTTGTTAATCGTATTAAAATTAATTTGTTTCAGAGACAGATGGATGCGCAAGGGGAAATATGGATTAGGAGATTGCAGCGATGACAACGTAATCCAACCTCTACATCTTGTTCTTATAGAGGAACCTGAAGCACATCTCCATGCGCAAGTTCAACAAGTTTTCATTAAAAAGGCATATGAGGTACTACGTAATCATGATCTGTTGGGTAATTCAAAAAAATTTTCCACTCAAATGATTGTTAGTACTCATTCAAGTCACATTGCTCACGAAGCTGATTTTGCCAATTTAAGGTATTTCCGGAAAAAACCAGCCTCAGATGAAAGAGAAATTCCATATGCAGAGGTTAAAAATTTATCTGAAGTATTTGGAAAAGGAAATAAAACCTCTAAATTTGTTACTCGCTACCTTCAATCAACTCATTGTGAGCTTTTTTTTGCTGATGCTTTAATTATTGTAGAAGGTGCAGCAGAGAGGATTCTTTTACCTCAATTTATTCGCCAAAGCTATCCTAAATTGGATTCGAGATATATTACTATATTAGAAATTGGAGGAGCTCATGCACACCGTTTTAAGCCCTTAATAGAGATTCTGGGAATTCATACTCTGATAATTACTGATATAGATTCACAAAATGAATATATAGATGATAAAGGAGATGAGAAAACAGGAAAAGTTAGACCTGAGCGTAATAAAAATTGCACTACTAATAATGATACCCTAAAAAAATGGATACCTCAGATTGAGGGATTAGATAAATTAATTGATTTAGGCGAAGAAGAAAAGAAATCAAAAAATAACTTAGTTAGAGTTGCCTTTCAATGTCCAATCGAAATTTCTTCTTTTGATAATAAGGAAGCTATACCTTATACATTCGAGGATGCTTTAGTTCTTACAAATGCTGAATTATTTAAAGGTAATAAAGCAACGGGTTTATTAAAAAAATTGATTCTAGCTCTTTCGGAACAAGATCTTGATGAGGTCTGTGAGAAAATGTTTAGTAGTTTTAAGGATGGGGTGAAAGCCAAAATGGCTTTGGATGTATTATATGACTTTGATATTGATTACCTTAATATTCCAACTTATATTGGCAATGGTTTGAAATGGCTTGAATATGAATTATATCAAAACGATTGTGACTATTTGGATACTGAAAAAATATCGACTGAGGATAAAGAATGAATTCCTCAACAGAATTATCAGCAAGTGCTGATGATGAAATATATAAGTGCCTTGATTTAAAATCTCCAAAGAGTTTTTTTCTTTTTGCAGGTGCAGGTTCAGGAAAGACTCGAACTTTAGTAACTATTCTGAATAAATTTCGAACGGAAAAAGGCAAGGAGCTTTGTCTAAATGGTCAAAAAATAGCAGTAATAACATATACAAATGCTGCTAGTGATGAGATTAAAAGACGCCTTGAATTTGATTCTACTTTTATTGTTTCAACAATACATAGTTTTTCGTGGGAATTGATCCGACCATTTCAGCATGACATTAGAGAATGGATTAGAAAAAATACAAAGACTGAATTAAAAAAACTTGAAGAAGAACAAAGGAGAGGAAGAGCAGGAACAAAAGCATTTCGTGAACGTGAAGAACAAATAAAATTTAAAAGGAATCGGTTAAAGAATTTAGATAATATATCTAGATTTACTTATAACCCAAATGGGATCAATAATGGGAAAGAGGCTTTAAACCATGCCGAGGTCATTAAAATTACAGCTGATTTTCTATCTTTATTTCCATTAATGCAAAAAATTCTCATATCCAGTTATCCTATCCTCCTAATTGATGAAAGCCAAGATACAAAAAAGGAACTGATAGAGGCCTTTTTTAAAATCCAAGAGAATTTTCCAGATAAATTTTCCTTAGGTTTATTTGGCGATACAATGCAAAGAATTTACACCGACGGAAAAATTGATTTAGGTGATAATTTACCAAAGGATTGGGCAAAACCTGCTATAATAACAAATTATCGGTGTCCTAAAAGAGTAATTACTCTAATAAATAAAATTCGTTCTGATGTAGAGGAGCATGAACAGAAACCTGTGGATAATGCAGAGGATGGTGTTGTTCGTCTTTTTATTGTTGATTCAAATAATATCCCCGATAAAGATCTAATTGAAAAAAATATATCTTCTCTAATGGCTGAATATACATCTGATTCTCTATGGGAATCATTAAATTCAAATGTAAAAATTCTCACTTTAGAACATCATATGGCAGCCCGGAGAGGAGGTTTCTTTGAATTTTTTGAACCACTTTATAGCCAAGACAAGCTAAAAACTGGATTATTGGATGGTAATCTATCGGGGATATCTTTTCTTACTCAGCAAATTCTTCCTTTAGTTGAAGCAATGAGAGCGAATAATGAATTTGCTGTAGCAAAAATAATGAGAGAATATTCTGAACTCTTAGATGAAGAAAATCTTAAGGAATCTGAAACTCCAATTGAACAGATTAAAAAGACAGGTGAATCTGTAGATTCCCTTTTAAAATTATGGGATTCTGGCCAAGAGCCCTCTTTACTTGAAGTTCTTCAGCTTGTAGGTGAATTAAATATCTTCCCTATTCCTGAAAATTTAATTCCAGTTACCTACTACTCACCAGATGAAGATTTAGGAGATGATGAAGAAGAACCACAGGATAAAGACGAAATAATTGATGCCTGGAGAGCAGCCCTCAAATGCCCGTTTAATCAACTTGAGTTTTACACGGATTACATCTCAGATAAATCTGCATTTGGTACTCATCAAGGAGTAAAGGGTCTTGAATTTCCACGGGTTATGGTTGTTATTGACGATGAAGAAGCGAGAGGCTTCATGTTCAGTTATGAAAAATTATTTGGAGCAAAGGATCTTTCAGATACGGATATTAGAAATATAAATGAAGGAAAGGAGAGCGGAATTGATAGAACCAGACGGTTATTTTATGTAACATGCAGCCGTGCTGAAAAGAGTCTTGCAATAGTGGCATATACGAAGAATCCTGAAGCTGTAAAAAATCATGTCCTCTCTGAGGAATGGTTTAGTGAAGATGAAGTTATTGACATGAATCTATTTTTATCTGAATAAGATTTTTCAGGCAACATGCATAGCAACATCCTCAAACCAATTATCAAACCTTCCCTTCACTAATTCATCCTGATAATACAGAACAATATCTTCATCAGTAAAAATCAGATACGCAACCTCTCCAGACTGGTAATTACACTTTAATCTACAGTAGTACCTGTTATTCTGATAATCCGGAATGTAGTCAGCATCATAAATCTCCATAAGCTCTGAATTATCAACCATAGATAGTGATACATTCAGGCATTCTTCCGGAGAAGAACAATTAAACTGAGCGGCGCCAACAGTTTCAGCATTTTCATCTTCAAAGATGAAAGCCTCCCCGGAATAATCTACCTCTGAAGAATTAGCAGGCCGGAATAATGAATTACCGTTTATAATTCCGGTAATCGGAGCTAAAAAGTACATTAAATCAATAAACTGCACTCCAAAGGACAACCTGAATATTAACTGACGCCTGATTAAGGCACCTATGTTTGTTATTGATTATGTTGTCATCCATGAGCTCATCTGATTGTGGGAAATCATACACTGGAGTTCTGGAATATCATCCGGGCACAGACTCCGAAAATGGATAAGGCGAAGCGTTGGTTAATGGAGAACAAGCAGCTCTTAGAGGAGGAGATATGAATATCCATTTTATTAAATGTATACGGCAATGTATCACTTTCTGTTCTGAGGTTTCACCGATATTTGCTATTTTTGTATACCATAATAAATTCTTAAAAAACAATATCTTTTTCATCAAAAGGACAAAAGGAACAAGATAACAGATTCAGAATAAATACCTCATAAAATATCCGCATATCAGGATTAAAGACAATTTTATTAAATGATTTTGTCTGCAAACCAATAATGCGGATATGACAAAAACATTTTATATTGAAACAGAATTATTTTCACGATGCCTGTATAAATTGCAGGGAACTAAAAAATAGGAGTTCTTATGCAGGAAAAAAAAGTTGATAATAATATTCCCCTGAGAAAAAAAGAGGAATCCATGGTCAGAAAGGTGGCATGGTACTCACTCATTGTCAACACCCTGCTTGTAATTGTCAAACTC
Proteins encoded in this region:
- a CDS encoding metal ABC transporter substrate-binding protein, coding for MDCKPFIVIFAIFFAIVLPCSALNVVSTTSVLWDPVQSIGGSNVKVIYLADPAVCPHVQGDIIPNRIQIEKEFISSADLFVAHNSSVDRQYVMPFVDDFMNANGYTKPEWVTLNNPDMTWNTPENAKNLATEVKDWLIQADPENTDYYNKMHESYIARIDEAGKMTPEEKDLIPGQKAISMLWQKNAAENWLGLDVVDYYAPDFYMGGKYSATKMVDRINENPKSYEDVLYVIENMQSGELGKGIEESLKDKGFEVKRVIFTNFPNSIDGVDSIPAVLEYNKNLVIPNDKVEVLENTDSDLPKPTKSPGFGIITIFASACVILFGRKIFS
- a CDS encoding metal ABC transporter ATP-binding protein — protein: MYEHSNTQIELSGVYTAYMGAEYPVIRDLSLEINRGDFVIVGGPNGAGKTTLLETINGMLHITHGSVKIFGMDVSTKGIEIRKKTGYVIQSFAFDPLTPFTVKNVVMIGRYGLLGCFNKPREEDYKAVEESIKMLGLEDMADKPIGTLSGGQQQKVLIAQNLAKKPDILLLDEPFSNLDLCTREFVSDVLNDISSKGCTVIMVSHAFDALPDKDLRIVVMDDGSLKLNETCHGSKVENIIRNMSAVT
- a CDS encoding GNAT family N-acetyltransferase, with amino-acid sequence MDFKIIRTQRLTLIPATPDLFLFEQNHDVFPECIKEVTIPDNWPPEAMSEDVISLFLNLARENKLYTYYWISEEMSGKRILSGSGGFIDLENGEYELGYSVLEQFQNRGYATEAVKAMTEWFCGHDFKKRIIAKTGSENTPSIRVLEKNGFKQSDFDNENDLWVYLYKY
- a CDS encoding DUF2207 domain-containing protein, whose protein sequence is MDEKKQIALVFIITLLIGAAAVFTLGVIPKDAVGFDGDLVVDSYEVVWHEDGTLSEKYVYNVKSSEEFRMLYRVWAAPLFSADQDNLPEKPHVALTDIKISEGLTGYIKTNDGRVFLFGNQNSGIKSYVADKAYDNEAGIINTGYFKPGIYTVEYEYKISPPVEYDNEAVHLNLMFASSHIPYKSVKITLVSDSINEVFMHPPGYEIVKEAGKTVITGSSPEDERIEAEFLMDPGVINSIYGVKRQVDDVTGKTLSANSGYTFWISVAETLASVGKIMVILVPFFLVLLYLLVGREKSFTVPEYLSTIPNRKLTPWEVNLVFKGDAFESDENGFYATLLDLHRKKRISIKEKENEKGVLIKLIDQNGDNSYEQEVLNFIAVNSGEDNVLDTGYFEEVAKSASHSGADEKIATALRDRLNDLTSKTNESFSGSYAVNGKGYLIPFFFVAIFYLIAALGLFFFAPDAGGVIFVSVLLAVLMIIQISVAAVFPSTLFGHWKDDYYMEKLQWNSFRNFLSDLSQIKKYAPEDINMWGEWLVYGTALGVGDNVRKAMEELHVDLKDSGYYVPHYMWYMGFHTISTFTPPSQGGAGGGFGAGGGFGGGGAGGR
- a CDS encoding ATP-dependent nuclease, whose translation is MKISRFNIKNFRKLKNCSIELSNDQTIFVGANNSGKTSAMDALLVFLKKDRRKKITTNDFTLSNWIKINNIGKDWINCSDPRDLDLSDNHWLELLPTVDVWLDVDESEIHYVSNLIPRLTWEGRLLCIRLRFEPKDIEKLYKEFKDSFENAKNTVTKAKEEGIINEEFYLWPDSLKDFLDKELHNHFEIKFYSLDPIKLADEDSRDELCSPIEIEPFEKLIKINIVDAQRGLFDANSSGSGERSLSKHISTYYDKHLNPSISPSYEDIEALSSIKDANNKFEININSSLKPAIMELEKLGYPGLSDPKISVKSDLNPIENLEHESAVQFYFGNDSFFCLPEKYNGLGYQNLLLIVLKLICFRDRWMRKGKYGLGDCSDDNVIQPLHLVLIEEPEAHLHAQVQQVFIKKAYEVLRNHDLLGNSKKFSTQMIVSTHSSHIAHEADFANLRYFRKKPASDEREIPYAEVKNLSEVFGKGNKTSKFVTRYLQSTHCELFFADALIIVEGAAERILLPQFIRQSYPKLDSRYITILEIGGAHAHRFKPLIEILGIHTLIITDIDSQNEYIDDKGDEKTGKVRPERNKNCTTNNDTLKKWIPQIEGLDKLIDLGEEEKKSKNNLVRVAFQCPIEISSFDNKEAIPYTFEDALVLTNAELFKGNKATGLLKKLILALSEQDLDEVCEKMFSSFKDGVKAKMALDVLYDFDIDYLNIPTYIGNGLKWLEYELYQNDCDYLDTEKISTEDKE
- a CDS encoding LemA family protein, yielding MIELIIAGILVLVVIGLIIWFIGIYNTYFRLKNSSEATLGQIKVAMKKRLDMIEQLLGSVKSYAEFEKSTLESVTKMRSSVGSAGAGDLNQIEAESRSVLGRLFAVMENYPDLKTSNTVQDLMNSIKDIEDEIARQRYTYNNISQQFNTMLETIPSNIVGNMIHMQKLEYLEFEDENLEKAPKISF
- a CDS encoding metal ABC transporter permease produces the protein MLEFLIPNNIVCHAVEAMLFASIACSVLGVIITQLKISSIGFTMAHAAFAGAACGMFFGFNPGISAIAASILIALLIGPLSDRAKMPEDTILGVLFGMLMAVAVFFIAYMQYMGKGFNANSLLFGDVISLYREEIYALALISLAAVIFVIIFYKEISAIIFDKKIAEAAGIRVKPIYYALLFMIAFSVSLSLNIVGGLLLYVWLITPAAIAYQFMFDVKGLFIMAPIVASVISVSGAVAGLEYSLPVGPLTAVMFSVIFVIAVIFSRKRKISYRKI
- a CDS encoding formylmethanofuran dehydrogenase subunit E family protein, which encodes MELSKEYSVEDLAKFHGHLGPNIVLGYLMGKYASEKLCNDPFSLKAIVSCPKKTPESCIIDGIQLGSGCTLGKGNIEIIESSSISCEFKTDSAVLKIKPRTLPKLPEKDEDYELKIEKYAEEIYGTDPSILFEIEKTE